One window from the genome of Variovorax sp. PAMC26660 encodes:
- a CDS encoding response regulator — MSRILLVEDGRDSSARVLMDPLRNAGHEVEQIEDGAAALDRILSSPPALTLLDVALPHIDGLRVLEKVRSHSDHPIIMLTARTREADRLRGFDMGADDYVCKPFSPREVVARVNTVLRRHALRQYAAKPSAAVNFADPRAGACLEGHSLDLTRRELLLLRALSRDPGRVFTRSKLLEAAFPEALDVNERAVDGHIKNLRKKLAQVMPSHDWIRSIYGVGFSFAERPA, encoded by the coding sequence ATGAGCCGCATCCTGCTGGTGGAAGACGGGCGCGACAGCAGCGCCCGGGTGTTGATGGACCCGCTGCGCAACGCGGGCCACGAGGTCGAGCAGATCGAGGACGGCGCGGCAGCGCTGGACCGCATCCTGAGTTCGCCGCCCGCGCTCACGCTGCTCGACGTGGCGCTGCCGCACATCGACGGCCTGCGTGTGCTGGAGAAGGTGCGCTCGCACAGCGACCATCCGATCATCATGCTGACGGCGCGCACGCGCGAGGCCGACCGGCTGCGCGGCTTCGACATGGGCGCCGACGACTACGTGTGCAAGCCCTTCTCGCCCAGGGAAGTGGTGGCGCGCGTCAACACCGTGCTGCGCCGCCATGCGCTGCGCCAGTACGCCGCAAAGCCCTCGGCCGCGGTGAACTTCGCCGACCCGCGCGCCGGCGCCTGCCTGGAGGGGCATTCGCTGGACCTCACGCGCCGCGAACTGTTGCTGCTGCGCGCGCTGTCGCGCGACCCCGGCCGGGTGTTCACGCGCTCGAAGCTGCTCGAAGCCGCGTTCCCCGAGGCGCTCGACGTGAACGAGCGTGCAGTCGATGGGCACATCAAGAACCTGCGAAAGAAGCTGGCCCAGGTCATGCCTTCGCACGACTGGATCCGCTCGATCTACGGCGTGGGCTTCAGCTTTGCCGAACGGCCCGCCTGA
- a CDS encoding ATP-binding protein: MPRLTLSRKIFLALAAMLVVLLLSFAGLSILALQRGLGSYVAEIEIRRMDWLAQLVLKHYVANGDWKSLRDNDDTWHRLQMGRLAATADGSGGADERRLPPWYRYRAMREAEAQAQAQSQGTPDNNSGPPPPPPSSPQLDLLPRRLPSMPPPWFFPDPREMADSIFQRLAVLDAKGVRVVGASVDLENAARLPIRRGRSVIGYLALTPMQALESEADRAFIARQSGVIVLTGMCGLAFALVLSWLLARRWFKPIDELTQAAQEVARGRLSTRVAVHGSDELALLGKTFNDMAQRLDTVEASRRAWLADAAHELRTPLAAMRAEIEALQDGVRSFDERTALRLHRQVIRLGQLVDDLRSSMREPQSDLLATTVFPLSLLKEALDHTRDRFAKRDIAVDRRAIDLIAVSAQPVVEGDAHRLHQVFMNLLENTLSYTDAGGKLRIDVTVEGAWSGNRLTLVFDDSAPGLPENELPRLFDRLFRGETSRSREFGGSGLGLSICRATIEAHGGTIDASASPLGGLRLTITLPLAALP, encoded by the coding sequence ATGCCGCGCCTGACCCTTTCCCGCAAGATCTTCCTGGCGCTGGCCGCCATGCTGGTCGTCTTGCTGCTCAGCTTCGCCGGTCTCTCGATCCTTGCGCTGCAGCGGGGCCTTGGCTCCTACGTGGCCGAGATCGAGATCCGGCGCATGGACTGGCTCGCACAACTGGTGCTCAAGCACTACGTCGCCAACGGCGACTGGAAGAGCCTGCGCGACAACGACGACACTTGGCACCGCCTGCAGATGGGGCGGCTGGCGGCCACGGCCGATGGCTCCGGAGGCGCCGACGAGCGGCGGCTGCCGCCCTGGTACAGATACCGCGCGATGCGCGAGGCCGAAGCACAAGCCCAGGCACAGTCGCAGGGAACGCCCGACAACAACAGCGGGCCGCCGCCTCCGCCCCCTTCATCGCCGCAACTCGACCTGCTGCCCCGCCGGCTGCCGAGCATGCCGCCGCCGTGGTTCTTTCCCGATCCGCGCGAAATGGCGGATTCGATCTTCCAGCGGCTGGCCGTGCTCGACGCCAAAGGCGTGCGCGTGGTCGGCGCGAGCGTCGACCTGGAGAATGCGGCGCGCCTGCCGATCCGCCGTGGCCGCTCGGTCATCGGCTACCTGGCGCTGACACCCATGCAGGCCCTCGAAAGCGAAGCCGACCGCGCCTTCATCGCGCGGCAGTCGGGCGTGATCGTGCTGACCGGCATGTGCGGCCTGGCCTTTGCGCTGGTGCTTTCATGGCTGCTGGCGCGCCGCTGGTTCAAACCCATCGACGAACTCACGCAGGCCGCGCAGGAAGTGGCGCGCGGGCGGCTTTCCACGCGCGTCGCGGTGCATGGCTCCGACGAACTCGCCCTGCTCGGCAAGACCTTCAACGACATGGCACAGCGCCTTGACACCGTCGAGGCCTCGCGCCGCGCCTGGCTGGCCGATGCGGCACACGAGCTGCGCACGCCGCTGGCGGCGATGCGCGCCGAGATCGAGGCGCTGCAGGACGGCGTGCGCAGCTTCGACGAGCGCACCGCGCTGCGGCTGCACCGGCAGGTGATCCGGCTGGGCCAACTGGTCGACGACCTGCGCAGCAGCATGCGCGAGCCGCAAAGCGACCTGCTGGCCACCACGGTGTTTCCGCTGTCGCTGCTGAAAGAGGCGCTGGACCACACGCGCGACCGCTTCGCCAAGCGCGACATCGCGGTGGACCGGCGCGCCATCGACCTCATCGCGGTCTCGGCGCAGCCGGTGGTCGAAGGCGACGCGCACCGGCTGCACCAGGTGTTCATGAACCTGCTTGAAAACACGCTGTCCTACACCGATGCGGGCGGCAAGCTGCGCATCGACGTCACGGTCGAGGGCGCATGGAGCGGCAACCGCCTCACGCTGGTGTTCGACGACAGCGCGCCGGGCCTGCCCGAGAACGAACTGCCCCGGCTGTTCGACCGCCTGTTCAGGGGCGAGACCTCGCGCAGCCGCGAGTTCGGCGGTTCCGGGCTCGGCCTCTCGATCTGCCGCGCGACCATCGAGGCGCACGGCGGCACCATCGACGCGTCGGCCTCGCCCCTGGGCGGGCTGCGCCTGACCATCACACTGCCACTGGCCGCATTGCCATGA
- a CDS encoding response regulator, whose product MTRIVIVEDEIDIASVVQDYLRHAGYDTAHFTDGQSALDSIVAEPPDLTLLDIMLPRLDGIEVLRRAREHTAHPIIMLTARIEEVDRLLGLELGADDYVCKPFSPRELVARVRAVLRRTAPGVAPGQGSMPGDAPGLVLDDVHWRASLEGEPLNLTRREFGLLQVLSRHPGRIFSRARLLELAYDDTVDVTERAIDSHVKNLRRKLGAVTPSHDWIRSVYGVGFAWEAPLPA is encoded by the coding sequence ATGACACGCATCGTCATCGTCGAGGACGAGATCGACATCGCCTCGGTGGTGCAGGACTACCTGCGCCACGCGGGCTACGACACCGCGCACTTCACCGACGGGCAGAGCGCGCTCGACAGCATCGTCGCCGAGCCGCCCGACCTCACGCTGCTCGACATCATGCTGCCGCGGCTCGACGGCATCGAGGTGCTGCGCCGCGCGCGCGAACACACGGCGCACCCGATCATCATGCTCACCGCGCGCATCGAGGAGGTCGACCGCCTGCTCGGCCTGGAGCTGGGCGCCGACGACTATGTGTGCAAGCCCTTCTCGCCGCGCGAGCTGGTCGCGCGTGTGCGCGCCGTGCTGCGGCGCACCGCGCCGGGGGTGGCACCGGGACAAGGCAGCATGCCAGGCGATGCACCCGGGCTGGTGCTCGACGACGTGCACTGGCGCGCGTCGCTCGAAGGCGAGCCGCTGAACCTCACGCGGCGCGAGTTCGGCCTGCTGCAGGTGCTGTCGCGGCATCCGGGCCGCATCTTCTCGCGCGCCCGCCTGCTCGAGCTGGCCTACGATGACACGGTGGACGTGACCGAGCGCGCCATCGACAGCCACGTGAAGAACCTGCGCCGCAAACTCGGCGCGGTGACGCCTTCGCACGACTGGATACGGTCGGTGTATGGCGTGGGGTTTGCGTGGGAGGCGCCGCTGCCGGCCTGA
- a CDS encoding AraC family transcriptional regulator, with protein sequence MHANTRPTAPRQSLFVERLLHDATMVANTSDRYATEPHVHDCDMLFVPIAGRFSVGDAQGEVQRLGPGHFVWFAAGNAHSTTTLTGGQTHVAVYVDPALWATALQAQGVQRPAQGMRSGSTALRALSQRMLESAKAGTGENYALCGALVMEAARLSGNPLSDGDPSSALLVAELLTEAIDGDLAQPLSLDAFAQQHRLSRRQVERIFRMKYGVSPLAYLQRRRMERAVYLLENTRDSVLSIALQVGWESGSYLSRMLEKTWAKTATQIRASGLNS encoded by the coding sequence ATGCACGCGAACACCCGCCCGACGGCACCCCGCCAATCGCTGTTTGTCGAGCGGCTCTTGCACGACGCCACCATGGTGGCGAACACCAGCGACCGCTACGCCACCGAGCCGCACGTGCACGACTGCGACATGCTGTTCGTGCCCATCGCGGGCCGCTTCAGCGTGGGCGATGCACAAGGCGAGGTGCAGCGCCTGGGGCCCGGCCACTTCGTGTGGTTCGCGGCGGGCAACGCGCACTCGACCACCACGCTGACCGGCGGTCAGACGCATGTCGCGGTCTATGTCGATCCCGCGCTGTGGGCCACGGCGCTGCAGGCGCAGGGCGTGCAGCGGCCGGCGCAGGGCATGCGCTCGGGCAGCACGGCGCTGCGCGCGCTGTCGCAGCGGATGCTCGAGTCGGCGAAAGCCGGCACGGGGGAAAACTACGCGCTGTGCGGCGCGCTCGTCATGGAGGCCGCGCGGCTCAGCGGCAACCCGCTGTCGGATGGCGATCCCTCGTCGGCCCTGCTCGTGGCCGAGCTGCTGACCGAGGCCATCGACGGCGATCTCGCGCAGCCGCTGTCGCTCGATGCCTTCGCGCAGCAGCACCGGCTGTCGCGCCGGCAGGTGGAACGCATCTTCCGCATGAAGTACGGCGTGTCGCCGCTGGCCTACCTGCAGCGCCGGCGCATGGAGCGCGCCGTGTACCTGCTGGAGAACACGCGCGACTCGGTGTTGTCCATCGCACTGCAGGTGGGGTGGGAATCGGGTTCGTATCTCTCGCGGATGCTGGAGAAGACCTGGGCGAAAACCGCGACGCAGATCCGCGCTTCGGGTCTGAACAGCTAG
- a CDS encoding PhzF family phenazine biosynthesis protein → MSTTSVSRARDIRVFVGPDKAIGGNPAPVWLDADALSTAQMQENTRLSGHESVFVLKPTTPAHRLRMRYFVPNHEMEMCGHATVAALWLLHRRGEWDGAPVAIETLSGTVTGRRVDGTVQISQPRATVQEVTQPSLVEEIAQCLGIDVDQIAGPVLNAATSRVKTLLRLADTAQLHALRVDFARVESLCERLGSTGLYPYAMSRNEADTVSARQFPKSSGYPEDAATGIAAAALAWGLRHLGLVGNAELSVTVRQGEAMGSPSAIHIGLPSEAMAHEGCWVGGEACDAQPEDFRSHASLPVTASRNAGCSSAS, encoded by the coding sequence ATGTCGACGACTTCCGTTTCGCGCGCCCGCGACATCCGCGTCTTCGTGGGCCCCGACAAGGCCATCGGCGGCAACCCCGCGCCAGTCTGGCTCGATGCCGATGCGCTCTCCACCGCGCAGATGCAAGAGAACACACGGCTCAGCGGCCACGAGTCCGTCTTCGTGCTGAAGCCGACCACGCCCGCACACCGCCTGCGCATGCGCTACTTCGTGCCGAACCACGAGATGGAGATGTGCGGGCACGCCACCGTCGCCGCGCTCTGGCTGCTGCACCGGCGCGGCGAATGGGACGGCGCGCCCGTCGCCATTGAAACGCTCAGCGGCACCGTCACCGGCCGGCGCGTCGATGGCACGGTGCAGATCAGCCAGCCGCGTGCGACGGTGCAGGAGGTGACGCAACCGTCGCTCGTCGAAGAGATCGCGCAATGCCTGGGCATCGACGTCGATCAGATCGCGGGGCCGGTGCTCAACGCCGCCACCAGCCGCGTCAAGACGCTCTTGCGTCTGGCAGACACCGCACAACTGCACGCCTTGCGTGTGGACTTTGCGCGTGTCGAATCGCTGTGCGAGCGCCTCGGCTCCACCGGCCTGTATCCCTATGCCATGTCGCGGAATGAGGCCGACACGGTCAGCGCGCGGCAGTTTCCAAAGTCCTCCGGCTACCCCGAAGACGCAGCCACGGGCATCGCCGCTGCGGCGCTGGCCTGGGGCCTGCGCCACCTCGGACTGGTCGGCAACGCAGAGCTTTCCGTGACGGTTCGACAGGGAGAAGCGATGGGATCGCCTTCGGCCATCCACATCGGCCTGCCCTCGGAGGCGATGGCACACGAAGGCTGCTGGGTGGGTGGCGAGGCTTGCGACGCGCAACCGGAAGATTTCCGCTCGCACGCATCTCTCCCCGTCACTGCCAGCCGAAACGCCGGATGTAGTAGCGCTTCATGA
- the mgtA gene encoding magnesium-translocating P-type ATPase yields the protein MNFLQTWFVAFLNSRRTSRLFGRGEMLETVAGGRSASQPISDRLARDLFRAADDDVPSLLVRLDSHEDGLSDAEAQRRLETVGTNEVAHEKPLPWWLHLWHCYKNPFNLLLTLLAIVSYVTEDTKATVVIGTMVLLSTLIRFVQEGRSNRAAENLKALVSNTATVIRRDLRTEAAEVAERYFEARPLARHAPSRVELPIKDLVPGDHIVLSAGDMIPADCRILTAKDLFVSQSAMTGESLPVEKFVERQSGAHSPLEQANIVFMGTNVVSGSAIALVIATGNRTYFGTLATRVTATDRTPTAFQAGVNSVSWLLIRFALVMVPIVLLVNGFTKGDWTEAFLFALSVAVGLTPEMLPMIVTSTLAKGAVLLSRKKVIVKRLDAIQNFGAMDVLCTDKTGTLTQDKIFLERHTDVFGNESTEVLKFAYLNSYYQTGLKNLLDRAVLEHVELQSELKLGQDYGKVDEIPFDFQRRRMSVVVSEREDHHELICKGAVEEMLSICTRVHENGRDVPLDEEMLERVRQITRDLNHEGLRVVAVAMKETPSRAAAYSVADESGLTLVGYVAFLDPPKESTAPALKALAEHGVTVKVLTGDNELVTGKVCQQVGLKVEGILLGQHIDRMSDKSLAHAVEVNNVFAKLSPLNKERLVRAMRDNGHVVGFMGDGINDAPALRAADIGISVDSAVDIAKEAADIILLEKSLMVLEAGVIEGRKTFSNMLKYIRMTASSNFGNVFSVLVASAFLPFLPMLPLQLLVQNLLYDISQIAIPFDNVDEELVKKPLTWNPGDIGRFMVFFGPISSVFDITTFVLMWHVFGANSEGQQALFQSGWFVVGLLTQTLIVHMIRTPKLPFIGSRAAWPLTVMTLLIMAAGIFLPMGPLAGYFKLQALPLGYFPWLVAILLGYAVLTTLMKRYYIRRFGWQ from the coding sequence ATGAATTTTCTCCAGACTTGGTTCGTCGCCTTCCTGAACAGCCGCCGCACCTCCCGACTCTTCGGCCGGGGCGAGATGCTGGAAACCGTGGCCGGCGGCCGCAGCGCCTCGCAGCCCATCTCCGACCGCCTGGCGCGCGACCTGTTCCGCGCGGCCGACGACGACGTGCCATCGCTGCTGGTGCGGCTCGACTCCCATGAAGACGGCCTGAGCGACGCCGAAGCCCAGCGCCGGCTGGAAACCGTCGGCACCAACGAAGTGGCGCACGAAAAGCCGCTGCCCTGGTGGCTGCACCTGTGGCATTGCTACAAGAACCCGTTCAACCTGCTGCTGACGCTGCTCGCCATCGTCTCCTACGTCACCGAGGACACCAAGGCCACCGTCGTCATCGGCACCATGGTGCTGCTGTCGACGCTGATCCGCTTCGTGCAGGAAGGCCGCTCCAACCGCGCAGCCGAAAACCTCAAGGCGCTGGTCAGCAACACGGCCACGGTGATCCGGCGCGACCTGCGCACCGAGGCCGCCGAAGTCGCCGAGCGCTACTTCGAGGCCCGGCCGCTCGCGCGCCATGCGCCCAGCCGCGTCGAGCTGCCCATCAAGGACCTGGTGCCCGGCGACCATATCGTGCTGTCGGCCGGCGACATGATTCCGGCCGACTGCCGCATCCTCACGGCCAAGGACCTGTTCGTCAGCCAATCGGCCATGACCGGCGAATCGCTGCCGGTGGAAAAGTTCGTCGAGCGGCAAAGCGGCGCGCACAGCCCACTGGAGCAGGCCAATATCGTGTTCATGGGCACCAACGTGGTGTCGGGTTCGGCCATTGCGCTGGTCATTGCCACCGGCAACCGCACCTACTTCGGCACGCTGGCCACGCGCGTCACCGCCACCGACCGCACGCCCACCGCGTTCCAGGCCGGCGTCAACAGCGTGAGCTGGCTGCTGATCCGCTTCGCGCTGGTGATGGTGCCCATCGTGCTGCTGGTCAACGGCTTCACCAAGGGCGACTGGACCGAGGCCTTTCTCTTTGCGCTGTCGGTGGCCGTGGGCCTGACGCCCGAGATGCTGCCGATGATCGTGACCTCGACGCTGGCCAAGGGCGCGGTGCTGCTGTCGCGCAAGAAGGTGATCGTCAAGCGGCTGGACGCCATCCAGAACTTCGGCGCGATGGACGTGCTGTGCACCGACAAGACCGGCACGCTGACGCAGGACAAGATTTTCCTGGAGCGCCACACCGACGTGTTCGGCAACGAGTCCACCGAGGTGCTCAAGTTCGCCTACCTCAACAGCTACTACCAGACGGGCCTGAAGAACCTGCTGGACCGCGCGGTGCTGGAGCACGTGGAGCTGCAGTCCGAACTCAAGCTGGGGCAGGACTACGGCAAGGTCGACGAGATTCCCTTCGACTTCCAGCGCCGGCGCATGTCGGTGGTGGTGTCGGAGCGCGAAGACCACCACGAGCTGATCTGCAAGGGCGCGGTCGAGGAAATGCTCAGCATCTGCACACGCGTGCACGAGAACGGCCGCGACGTGCCGCTGGACGAAGAGATGCTGGAGCGCGTGCGCCAGATCACCCGCGACCTGAACCATGAAGGCCTGCGCGTGGTGGCCGTGGCCATGAAGGAAACGCCGTCGCGCGCGGCCGCGTATTCGGTGGCCGACGAGTCCGGACTCACGCTGGTCGGCTACGTAGCCTTTCTCGATCCACCGAAGGAATCGACCGCGCCCGCGCTCAAGGCCCTGGCCGAGCACGGCGTGACGGTGAAGGTGCTGACCGGCGACAACGAACTCGTGACCGGCAAGGTCTGCCAGCAGGTGGGCCTGAAGGTCGAGGGCATTCTGCTGGGGCAGCACATCGATCGCATGAGCGACAAGTCGCTGGCGCACGCGGTGGAGGTCAACAACGTCTTTGCCAAGTTGTCGCCGCTGAACAAGGAGCGGCTGGTGCGCGCCATGCGCGACAACGGCCACGTGGTCGGCTTCATGGGCGACGGCATCAACGACGCGCCAGCGCTGCGCGCGGCCGATATCGGCATTTCGGTGGACAGCGCGGTCGACATTGCGAAGGAAGCGGCCGACATCATCCTGCTCGAAAAGAGCCTGATGGTGCTGGAGGCCGGCGTGATCGAAGGGCGCAAGACCTTCAGCAACATGCTGAAGTACATCCGCATGACGGCCAGCTCCAACTTCGGCAACGTGTTCTCGGTGCTGGTGGCCAGCGCGTTCCTGCCATTCCTGCCGATGCTGCCGCTGCAGCTGCTGGTGCAGAACCTGCTGTACGACATCTCGCAGATCGCCATTCCCTTCGACAACGTCGACGAGGAACTGGTGAAGAAGCCGCTGACCTGGAATCCCGGCGACATCGGCCGCTTCATGGTCTTCTTCGGGCCGATCAGCTCGGTGTTCGACATCACGACCTTCGTGCTCATGTGGCATGTGTTCGGCGCGAACAGCGAAGGGCAGCAAGCCCTGTTCCAGTCGGGCTGGTTCGTGGTGGGGCTGCTGACGCAGACGCTGATCGTGCACATGATCCGCACGCCGAAGCTGCCCTTCATCGGAAGCCGCGCGGCCTGGCCGCTGACGGTGATGACGCTGCTCATCATGGCCGCCGGCATCTTCCTGCCGATGGGGCCGCTGGCCGGCTACTTCAAGCTGCAGGCGCTGCCGTTGGGCTACTTCCCATGGTTGGTGGCCATCCTGCTGGGCTACGCGGTGCTGACGACGCTCATGAAGCGCTACTACATCCGGCGTTTCGGCTGGCAGTGA
- a CDS encoding TolC family protein, with protein sequence MKKKNIHWHGFGMALLSLCTGIACAQGTASAVATGATVVDFASYLVAVEKHSLDLASQRESITAAEAGVSIAGVMPDPKLTLGYGPKEFSRTVALKPPVSRTVALEWEIETGGKRDKRIKVAKSNVKLTEANVEGFKHQLYSDSATAFAEACRTREALVRQESSLRSLSDVVRANEVRRKAGDAGGLELLQSRTERDQFQAGVVKGRADAQAALLNLSVPLGQRFGELFAQPRLDCDFAAFTPGDDVDALIRQALDARDEVLIARATLDNTRANAELVQANRYVGPTVKLTAGRTPIGRSTFDGDGKETPGSPVSRTLAVEVSMPLPFSRLQKGEVIQAESAVTQAMLGLRAAELKIDADVRTSHAQFLAARENLRRYRESVLADSDKVLSGIRLSYRNGQASLLEFLAAQRSADDAFLAYLQARADLAAATVQLQLSIGQHPVL encoded by the coding sequence ATGAAGAAAAAGAACATCCATTGGCACGGCTTTGGTATGGCGCTGCTGTCGCTGTGTACGGGCATTGCCTGCGCACAAGGCACGGCTTCGGCCGTGGCCACCGGTGCAACGGTGGTCGATTTCGCGAGCTATCTCGTCGCCGTCGAGAAGCACAGCCTCGATCTCGCATCGCAGCGCGAGTCGATCACCGCGGCAGAGGCCGGCGTGTCGATCGCGGGCGTCATGCCCGACCCGAAGCTCACCCTCGGCTACGGGCCGAAGGAGTTCAGCAGGACCGTCGCACTGAAGCCACCAGTCAGCCGCACGGTCGCCCTCGAATGGGAGATCGAGACCGGCGGCAAGCGCGACAAGCGCATCAAAGTTGCGAAGAGCAACGTGAAGTTGACCGAAGCGAACGTGGAAGGCTTCAAGCACCAGCTCTACAGCGATTCGGCCACCGCCTTCGCGGAAGCTTGCCGCACGCGCGAAGCACTGGTGCGGCAGGAGTCGTCGCTGCGCTCGCTGTCCGACGTCGTGCGTGCCAACGAAGTGCGCCGCAAGGCGGGCGATGCGGGCGGCCTGGAGCTGCTGCAGTCGCGCACCGAGCGCGACCAGTTCCAGGCCGGGGTGGTCAAGGGGCGTGCCGACGCGCAGGCTGCGCTGCTGAACCTGTCGGTGCCGCTGGGACAGCGCTTCGGCGAACTGTTCGCACAGCCCCGGCTGGACTGCGACTTCGCCGCGTTCACACCGGGCGACGACGTCGATGCGCTGATCCGCCAGGCGCTCGATGCGCGCGACGAAGTGCTGATCGCCCGCGCGACCCTCGACAACACACGCGCCAACGCCGAACTCGTGCAAGCCAACCGCTACGTCGGCCCCACCGTGAAGCTGACGGCCGGCCGCACGCCCATCGGCCGCAGCACCTTCGACGGCGACGGCAAGGAGACCCCCGGCTCGCCGGTCTCGCGCACGCTGGCGGTGGAAGTGTCGATGCCGCTTCCGTTCTCGCGCCTGCAAAAGGGCGAGGTGATCCAGGCCGAGTCGGCCGTCACGCAGGCGATGCTGGGCCTGCGCGCCGCCGAGCTGAAGATCGATGCCGATGTGCGCACCAGCCACGCGCAGTTTCTTGCCGCGCGCGAGAACCTGCGGCGGTATCGCGAGTCCGTGCTCGCGGATTCGGACAAGGTGCTTTCGGGCATCCGCCTGTCGTACCGCAACGGGCAGGCCTCGCTGCTGGAGTTCCTGGCGGCGCAGCGCTCGGCCGACGACGCGTTCCTCGCGTACCTGCAGGCGCGGGCCGACCTGGCCGCTGCCACCGTCCAGCTTCAACTGAGCATCGGGCAGCACCCCGTGCTCTGA